Proteins encoded by one window of Fodinicurvata sediminis DSM 21159:
- a CDS encoding winged helix-turn-helix transcriptional regulator, giving the protein MTEDSGYGQFCPVAKAAEILATRWTPLILRELISGSTRFNDIHRGVPLMPRALLSRRLKELQTAGIVERVPMEESKNASYLLTQAGEDLRPIIVSMGIWGQRWVESALEGPDWDAGVLMWDMRRRLDTSYLGKPRTVLQFEYQDAPAEMRLWWLLIEDGAIDLCQSDPGFEVDLYVLTTVPVMSQVWIGKASLGRAMADDEIVLHGDADLRRNFSRLLQLSVIVEAASQPPRMQIT; this is encoded by the coding sequence ATGACCGAGGACAGTGGGTACGGACAGTTCTGTCCTGTCGCGAAAGCCGCCGAGATCCTTGCCACGCGCTGGACACCGCTGATTCTGCGTGAACTGATCAGTGGCAGTACGCGTTTCAACGACATTCACCGCGGCGTGCCGCTGATGCCCCGGGCCTTGCTGTCGAGGCGGCTGAAGGAACTCCAGACCGCGGGCATCGTGGAGCGGGTGCCAATGGAGGAGTCGAAGAACGCCAGCTATCTGTTGACTCAGGCGGGCGAGGACCTGCGTCCGATCATCGTCTCCATGGGCATCTGGGGACAGCGCTGGGTGGAAAGCGCGCTGGAAGGTCCCGACTGGGATGCCGGCGTGTTGATGTGGGATATGCGGCGCAGGCTCGATACCAGCTATCTGGGGAAGCCACGAACTGTCCTGCAGTTCGAATACCAGGATGCGCCCGCCGAGATGCGACTCTGGTGGCTGTTGATCGAGGACGGGGCGATCGACCTCTGCCAATCGGATCCGGGTTTCGAGGTCGATCTCTATGTCCTGACCACGGTTCCGGTGATGAGTCAGGTCTGGATCGGCAAGGCATCACTGGGACGGGCCATGGCAGATGACGAGATCGTTCTGCATGGCGACGCGGACCTGCGCCGGAACTTCAGCCGCCTGTTGCAGCTCTCCGTGATCGTCG